The Celeribacter baekdonensis genomic interval CCTGACGTGAGGCGGCGGCCAGTCCGGCGACCAATTCGGGGTGGTTTTTCAACACTTCACCGCGCACAACATAGCCCAAAAGCGGTGTGTCAGGATTTAGACCAAGCGCCACGGCGGCCTCGGAGGTGGAGGCCAAGAGCCGCATCCCGGCGGCGTCCATTTTGGCACCGAAATGCCAAAAATTAATCGCGCCGTCCAACTCGCCGGATAGGGCGGATTTAAAGATCAGCGGCGGTGCGCCGTAGACCTGTTCGGTGTTGGCCGCCAGATCAAGCCCCTCAGTCTGGGCTGCAAAGGCGCGCAGGATCAGCCAACTTTTGTCATTCGGCCCGCCAGCGATGCCAATTTTGCCGCCTTTGAGATCGGCAATGGTTTGGGCCGGGCTGTCTTTGGGCACATAAAGACCACCCACGGCTTTGGAATAGGGGATGAAAACGTAATCCTTGCCTTCGGCGCGTTGGGCCGCAACCCAGAGCCAATCGGCAACGATCATATCCACTTCGCCCGCTGCCAATGCGACACGTGAGGCGGGGGAGCCGGCGACATCAAGCGCCTCAAGGGCAAAGCCCTGAGCGGTATCGAAGCCGTTATGTTGGATGGTGTCCACCTCCCAAGCGACGGTGCCGGACATTTGCAGCGCGGCTTTGAGTTTTGGCAGGTCTTCGGCTTTGGAAGCGCCCGAAAAAGCGGCGGTTAAAGCCGCAGCGGTGGCAAGGGCTGCGAGGCCTTTGGTGAATTTGGTCATGGTTGATCCTCCCTCATGGCAGAGTAGGAGCGGGCAGGCGTGGCACAAATACGACCAAAGGATGGGAAATGGCCCCTAGGTCGCATGGCCCCTACGACCAATGGCCAATTTCGGAGGGGGCCTCGCTTTGGCGATCATTGGTCAGGCTTTATCTGCGCGGGTCCAAGAGGGAGCGCGCGTCTGGTCATCCATGGGAGGAAAACACATGAACAGGTTTCTATCTGCTGCATCTGCGGCT includes:
- a CDS encoding ABC transporter substrate-binding protein, with the protein product MTKFTKGLAALATAAALTAAFSGASKAEDLPKLKAALQMSGTVAWEVDTIQHNGFDTAQGFALEALDVAGSPASRVALAAGEVDMIVADWLWVAAQRAEGKDYVFIPYSKAVGGLYVPKDSPAQTIADLKGGKIGIAGGPNDKSWLILRAFAAQTEGLDLAANTEQVYGAPPLIFKSALSGELDGAINFWHFGAKMDAAGMRLLASTSEAAVALGLNPDTPLLGYVVRGEVLKNHPELVAGLAAASRQAKELLATDDAAWDRLRPRMNVKTDAQFSALKAGWIDGIPPKGPVSDADAAKMLDLMAQLGGTDLVGQATTLPEGTFYHPGT